Proteins encoded by one window of Dyella humicola:
- a CDS encoding DUF1998 domain-containing protein, with protein sequence MKPSKTTVGKLGMSQAVSTFGIGSIYEMRSAGNSGDLVLHSVMMAGLEYWPLDNSSILREPSLAHALGVNVFRRPPVAGDDARTSKAMPAVRFPGLHYCSKESCGRVGFVGKEFSDERTRGVRCAKSGCGGKGVPFRFVVACHDKLDPVQPGHIEDFPHTWWAHECDRACESPVVVLSASTDKSGLEGLRLRCTSCGKSRSLAGIFSEGSLAHLRCRGRRPWLGDSEEGCNRQLRVLQRGASNVYFPVAASAISIPPFSTRLNSLLLEVLGQGLINRILGGDHGGIENEIANLRNTPGLDDPDQFSDQQIREGILVVAGVHDANFANTEAEQKQLERNALVMGQHEDDAGDFHAERVQFNPSDDALDGLIGNLVQVHRLREVRALRGFQRVDPTFDGDPYQLQCAPLSKSPQSWLPAIEVRGEGIYVELDSSAVAKWELSPPVQARIGLIRKNYVKACRNAGRDPDRPPSAKFILVHTLSHMLMKQLSLECGYSGSSLRERLYVSDDVSQEVRAGFLMYTASSSADGTLGGLVSQGEAPVFARMLRSAVESARWCSSDPLCIESVGQGNDALNLAACHACALIAETSCERRNMFLDRALVVGTLSDRSLGFFSKLIFEMDVTN encoded by the coding sequence ACTGGCCCCTAGATAACTCGAGTATCCTGCGAGAACCATCTCTGGCACATGCGCTCGGGGTGAATGTGTTCCGTCGACCTCCAGTGGCTGGCGACGACGCGCGGACGTCGAAGGCAATGCCAGCGGTTCGATTCCCAGGACTTCACTACTGCAGCAAGGAGTCTTGCGGCCGCGTCGGCTTCGTTGGAAAGGAATTCTCAGATGAACGCACTAGAGGAGTCCGTTGCGCAAAGAGCGGCTGTGGAGGGAAAGGTGTTCCCTTCCGTTTCGTTGTCGCGTGCCACGACAAGCTTGATCCGGTTCAGCCTGGTCATATTGAGGATTTTCCGCACACTTGGTGGGCACACGAGTGCGATCGCGCCTGCGAGTCTCCCGTGGTTGTCCTGTCGGCCAGTACAGATAAGTCCGGCCTCGAAGGACTTAGGTTGCGTTGCACCTCTTGTGGCAAGAGCAGGAGCCTGGCTGGCATCTTCTCAGAAGGGTCACTTGCTCATCTGAGATGTCGAGGTCGGCGGCCCTGGCTCGGCGACAGCGAGGAAGGCTGCAATCGACAGCTGCGCGTTCTGCAACGAGGAGCATCCAACGTCTATTTTCCTGTAGCCGCCTCAGCGATTTCAATTCCTCCATTCTCGACCAGATTGAACAGTCTGCTTTTGGAAGTCCTTGGGCAAGGCCTGATCAACCGCATTCTCGGCGGTGATCACGGTGGAATTGAGAATGAGATTGCAAATCTGAGGAACACACCAGGACTTGATGACCCAGACCAGTTTTCCGACCAGCAGATACGTGAGGGAATTCTTGTAGTCGCCGGTGTCCACGATGCCAACTTTGCGAATACAGAAGCAGAGCAAAAACAGCTCGAGCGCAACGCCCTCGTTATGGGACAGCATGAAGACGACGCAGGAGACTTTCATGCAGAACGTGTCCAGTTCAATCCGTCGGATGATGCCCTTGATGGCCTTATAGGGAACCTCGTCCAGGTACATCGTCTTCGCGAGGTTCGCGCATTGCGGGGATTTCAACGTGTCGACCCCACGTTTGATGGCGACCCGTACCAGCTGCAGTGTGCGCCACTCTCAAAGAGTCCTCAGTCATGGCTTCCGGCTATTGAGGTCCGTGGAGAAGGGATCTATGTCGAACTCGACTCCAGTGCAGTTGCGAAGTGGGAACTCTCACCGCCTGTACAAGCCAGGATTGGTCTAATCAGGAAGAACTATGTCAAAGCTTGCCGGAATGCCGGCCGCGATCCTGATCGCCCGCCATCGGCAAAATTTATCCTGGTGCACACGCTTTCGCATATGCTGATGAAGCAACTATCACTTGAATGCGGCTATTCGGGTTCATCGCTTCGTGAACGCCTCTACGTATCTGATGATGTTTCTCAAGAAGTACGTGCAGGCTTTCTCATGTATACGGCTTCCTCGTCCGCGGATGGAACCCTTGGGGGCCTGGTCAGTCAGGGTGAAGCCCCGGTTTTTGCGAGGATGCTACGCAGTGCTGTTGAATCGGCACGCTGGTGCTCATCCGATCCCCTTTGCATTGAAAGTGTTGGGCAGGGCAATGATGCCCTCAATCTTGCAGCGTGCCACGCATGCGCCCTGATTGCGGAAACTTCCTGCGAGCGAAGGAACATGTTTCTGGATCGTGCACTTGTTGTCGGAACACTGTCGGACCGTAGTCTTGGTTTCTTCAGCAAACTCATCTTTGAAATGGATGTCACCAACTGA
- a CDS encoding nuclease-related domain-containing DEAD/DEAH box helicase, giving the protein MAKIHPSCRPTRSDRVSDAELDVLEALTLLPDEWVVLHSLWMKTHHTKLHAEADFVLITDRAVIILEIKGGDVWRDSEGWNFRTKSRSRHNTKREGPFDQARGAYYGLRQYLKDCGHQELFNELVWGYGVICPECILKVPHDDAFADKAMLLDERGFPGKLGAYINELTDYWTQRLVNDNQGGRKVRDARISLPRRLELVRLLRPNFELVTGVGAESTHVERELIRLTDRQLVALDYMALEPRNLLIGAAGTGKTVLLIEQARRSASEGKKTLVLCFNKILARKMATSLQVDGVEVGSYHQFAVRLCAKSGLAAKFSESWDEFCISLREQSAELISSMTVDDLYDYVLIDEGQDLMNYEFMELVSCVLKGGLECGSWMISCDERQAIFHDNFDESLIARLRGVAKQTPLALNCRNTRQIAAYVSGFSGEGATSTRGVNGEIPLFRYFDTREDYLKVLKKVVNELVHSFIDAGLAASEIVILFTDKEFVPDEVTRPGFFLRAVSPFDPDVSAGDRIQISSVQAYKGLEAKAIVLLGIKEFSGRSSRGLFYVGASRAKSNLRVILHKDCDYAKNVIPQISEILR; this is encoded by the coding sequence ATGGCGAAGATTCATCCCTCCTGTCGTCCCACTCGCTCAGACAGGGTCAGTGATGCGGAACTTGATGTGCTGGAGGCACTCACGTTGTTGCCAGACGAATGGGTCGTTCTTCACTCGTTGTGGATGAAGACACACCACACGAAACTTCACGCTGAGGCCGATTTCGTTCTGATCACTGATCGTGCAGTGATCATTCTCGAGATAAAGGGCGGTGACGTATGGCGCGATAGCGAGGGCTGGAACTTTCGCACCAAGTCCCGCAGCAGGCACAACACGAAACGTGAGGGTCCGTTTGACCAGGCACGGGGAGCTTACTATGGACTTCGCCAGTACCTTAAAGATTGCGGACACCAAGAACTCTTCAATGAGCTTGTGTGGGGTTACGGCGTTATCTGTCCAGAGTGCATTCTCAAAGTGCCTCACGATGATGCGTTTGCCGACAAGGCAATGCTGCTGGATGAACGGGGCTTTCCGGGAAAACTGGGCGCTTATATCAATGAGCTCACCGATTACTGGACTCAACGTCTGGTAAACGACAACCAGGGCGGCAGGAAAGTCAGAGATGCCCGCATTAGTCTGCCGCGCCGGCTGGAGCTAGTGCGACTGTTGCGCCCAAATTTTGAGCTGGTTACCGGCGTCGGTGCTGAAAGTACTCACGTTGAGAGGGAGTTGATAAGACTTACTGATCGTCAGCTCGTGGCTCTGGACTATATGGCTCTGGAGCCACGTAACCTGCTTATCGGCGCGGCAGGGACGGGGAAGACAGTCCTTCTGATAGAACAGGCGCGGCGATCGGCTTCGGAAGGAAAGAAAACTCTGGTCCTCTGCTTCAATAAAATTCTGGCAAGGAAAATGGCTACAAGTCTCCAGGTCGATGGTGTCGAGGTGGGGAGCTACCACCAATTCGCTGTACGCCTTTGCGCAAAATCAGGACTGGCTGCCAAGTTTTCGGAGTCGTGGGACGAGTTCTGTATTTCTCTCAGGGAGCAATCAGCTGAACTGATCTCATCGATGACTGTCGACGACCTATACGACTACGTGCTGATCGATGAAGGGCAGGACCTCATGAACTATGAGTTCATGGAGCTAGTGAGCTGTGTCCTTAAAGGGGGTCTTGAGTGCGGAAGCTGGATGATCTCCTGCGACGAGCGGCAGGCTATATTCCATGACAATTTTGACGAGTCGCTTATTGCACGGCTTCGCGGTGTCGCAAAGCAGACCCCCCTTGCTCTCAACTGTCGAAACACCCGACAGATCGCCGCGTATGTTTCGGGATTCTCTGGCGAGGGAGCAACCTCGACCCGGGGTGTAAACGGCGAGATCCCATTGTTTCGGTACTTTGATACCCGTGAGGACTACCTGAAAGTCCTCAAGAAAGTCGTGAACGAGCTTGTCCACTCCTTCATTGATGCCGGACTTGCTGCTTCCGAGATTGTAATTCTTTTTACAGACAAGGAATTTGTTCCCGACGAAGTAACGAGACCGGGATTTTTTCTGCGCGCCGTTAGCCCATTCGACCCTGACGTTTCTGCTGGTGACCGCATCCAGATTTCGAGCGTTCAAGCCTACAAGGGACTGGAGGCGAAGGCGATCGTGTTGCTGGGCATCAAGGAGTTTAGCGGTAGATCATCTCGTGGTCTTTTCTACGTGGGTGCATCAAGAGCGAAGAGTAACTTGAGGGTTATCCTCCACAAGGATTGCGACTACGCAAAGAATGTCATTCCGCAAATTTCCGAGATCCTGAGATGA
- a CDS encoding tyrosine-type recombinase/integrase — protein sequence MSSIRVRPETGRLYLDFYYKGVRCREQTSYMDMPADRRRAEALLRNLQAAMKDEGFRYGDFFPESPKAATFDGEIHKRRRSPLFRDFAQTWIAEMTPQWSAIHLRTVREVMAKNLLPRFGETSVSAISRADILAFRAHLATLRGYKGALSPSRINKIMCFLRQVLNEAALRFEFSPAFQGIKPLKMKRSDARPFNLAEVQAILEAVRPDLRNYLITRFFSGLRTGEINGLRWENVDRERGLILVRETLVIGKLEEGTKTERSSRDVPMLPMVQAALEIQWASRDPACPWVFPTRNGLPINAKNFNNRIWLPLLKQLGLPARRPYQTRHTTATLMLGAGENPEWVAHILGHANTQMLFRVYSRFIPNLTRNDGVAVAKLLESKLSLEIAAPPCKPALLENLPTRP from the coding sequence ATGTCCTCGATCCGCGTTCGGCCCGAAACGGGGAGGCTTTACCTCGACTTCTATTACAAAGGAGTGCGGTGCCGGGAACAGACGTCCTACATGGACATGCCGGCGGATCGGCGGCGCGCCGAAGCCCTCCTTCGCAACCTGCAAGCTGCCATGAAGGATGAAGGCTTCCGCTACGGGGATTTCTTTCCCGAGAGCCCTAAGGCCGCGACGTTTGATGGCGAGATCCATAAGAGGAGGCGCTCACCGCTCTTTCGCGATTTTGCACAAACCTGGATTGCAGAGATGACGCCCCAGTGGAGCGCCATCCACCTGCGCACCGTCAGGGAGGTCATGGCAAAAAATCTGTTGCCGCGGTTCGGCGAGACTTCCGTGTCGGCCATTTCCCGCGCGGACATCCTGGCTTTCCGCGCCCACCTGGCAACGCTTCGGGGTTACAAGGGGGCGCTCAGCCCCAGTCGGATCAACAAGATCATGTGCTTCCTGAGGCAGGTGCTCAACGAGGCCGCGCTTCGCTTTGAGTTTTCGCCAGCATTTCAGGGCATCAAGCCCCTGAAGATGAAGCGCTCGGATGCCAGGCCATTTAACCTTGCAGAGGTTCAGGCCATCCTGGAGGCTGTACGGCCCGATCTACGCAATTACCTGATTACGCGGTTCTTCTCCGGACTACGAACCGGCGAGATCAATGGGTTGCGATGGGAGAACGTGGACAGGGAACGGGGGCTCATCCTCGTCCGGGAGACCTTGGTCATCGGCAAATTGGAAGAGGGGACCAAGACGGAACGGTCCTCGCGTGACGTGCCGATGCTGCCGATGGTTCAGGCGGCCTTGGAGATCCAATGGGCATCGCGGGATCCGGCGTGTCCGTGGGTCTTTCCGACCCGTAATGGCCTGCCCATCAACGCCAAGAACTTCAACAACCGGATTTGGCTTCCCCTGCTCAAGCAATTGGGCTTGCCCGCGCGCCGGCCCTATCAGACAAGGCACACCACGGCGACACTGATGCTGGGCGCCGGCGAAAATCCCGAATGGGTTGCCCACATTCTTGGACACGCGAACACGCAGATGCTCTTTCGCGTGTACTCGCGATTTATCCCGAATTTGACGCGAAACGACGGAGTGGCGGTGGCCAAATTACTTGAGTCAAAACTCTCGCTGGAGATTGCTGCGCCACCATGCAAACCGGCATTATTGGAGAACCTACCCACCCGTCCCTGA
- a CDS encoding site-specific integrase, giving the protein MIVRNGLNVRKDQEDYLTGYLTKRGMRHQQMQLLFRILVAVGSSNHAVWTATTLLLKEVANKFPWFAESPQGAALGRPATFSSFFSANSTMLQMLGYDDSQGPDHCMMLSLLQHSGSSTGHLALRDVAILAIIAACHDDSEDVDWQTDLSAIARIAGATDEAIVRAISRLTFDCPSSVLSQWRSVMDEHATLSTDTRRSLLSLARIVRRAWPLPPKEPLPSPLGPDPCVGSAAVSDECAASMELPNSSGSLIAAAQGGETEPHVTGDSDTSIASSKAPARRRKSTKEERKEHGFGKIAGKRIRVRELPSKAQLLNVPQKPSDPEDKGERRQPEDYRNAQYILAAPSPSTAKIEVARPLVGERMAICDFRADKCWLADTDRWNVLTPEETKHALKAAFDHAEQAKSDIDVGGDIEHAKGELRATLELVLIALAAISDKSVAEVQFATRKHALAASNAVSVTWDGELIRKIPSVKGRFKPKPEEMEYLRPVQEMVILRLPLEGVRLLRAWIKVEKLDEARGPVKLFTERVAGSRRLSPLCEMLANRSGVHRLAAGRLRDVLPFDVFRVTTDVTIAQFVSGRALRLSPVGGSYYTARLCELQTVYDQFVRRIGLTPAAAMTAGLDVLIGSKLSMNDEYVHQRIAGMGNGLNRSTAMLRSPIAKIVDCHNRMVAYVGGMLEAAMATRSAGTVGDIRMRDMCLASGLIEISDKDVDAGHSVRRLVLCPMVVEQIRAFRAHLYTLQTMERLPHHIRAYATCALSGEGPLIALVNQAKDIYRYERKALKRFFPALVVLPGNAFRHRAATKLRAMGCRGDLVASQLGHLEFAQVFGIDSPTCPRDHDKVIGQSVDASLKSDGWKIVRGLGQEAVADPVPGRLSLDMKAVEEDVARREKNRRPDRSPAWHRRREKELSSIEEEITQLLERHAPDFPVVHGVRHINGECLGTMRNIIATQHTEDADSREWRFDLLHRQMMAGERQGRWVCEDRRRVFRLYTEPSPFARGMLEEHAKILGLRRWFCEALPHAMIGHVDQDSLVHWFLLGLILFDFVVETRELEAYAKAVPGAWRSKKHGDALFLSIQMDKETTLQTIQLTGVNAALAARLCGNDFGASESIIQDFEGWLSRTLPALMKPERGHVLPCLLLAARISSRFELPGTLRALRNQTLKAVSLRPERMLALVDDLAGGDGLMPAKSPDFHEGKTVEAPACSEAESRTLRLALAAILRPGRKRYEQITAKVGRTAKGDVVQTMEEKLTAFKERVKSTSELFYFLASYALRLLTRGTGNSGPLKRSSVEKYVCWIAKYLSKYGPGNAYCAMDEDAFINLYDAIAGSVEESTEAGLRACLWYFHSYIQSYHQVVRLDAAEVLGGHPIPANVDANVITEAEYRKALDAFANDIRAAVRRGDDEAANYLKAARVTLILMRRSGSRLGEVMGRRTKDLFLGEECSVIVLRASKFGTLKTISALRAVNMHQDMTQEERVIVWRWIEEREGLCGSNDRRNWSLFATGRADTPLLERHRITALLSEKLRMATGLYEARPHWLRHSATCTDFNALYEPVRDAEGCIIPDVAVALRVGGVGAGPLHLGEQVSLRARRGHRHLATTIASYSHTFILAMGHGSAWSRLAFSDRQMAAICGLTYAHVRKLRERFRRKKYRDQHLGMLLLQRSGVPYGDHLK; this is encoded by the coding sequence GTGATCGTGCGAAATGGGCTCAACGTGAGAAAGGACCAAGAAGACTATCTGACCGGCTATCTGACCAAACGAGGTATGCGCCATCAGCAGATGCAGTTGCTTTTTCGAATCCTAGTCGCCGTCGGTTCATCGAATCATGCCGTGTGGACCGCAACGACCCTCCTTCTTAAGGAGGTGGCCAATAAGTTCCCTTGGTTCGCGGAATCTCCTCAGGGAGCAGCACTTGGACGCCCGGCCACCTTCAGCTCGTTCTTTTCGGCCAACAGCACAATGCTACAGATGCTTGGGTATGACGATTCTCAAGGGCCGGATCACTGCATGATGCTATCGCTGCTACAGCACAGCGGTAGCAGCACGGGCCACCTGGCCCTGAGGGACGTGGCAATTCTTGCCATCATCGCCGCTTGTCACGACGACAGCGAAGACGTCGACTGGCAGACAGACCTCTCGGCCATTGCCCGCATCGCCGGCGCCACGGATGAAGCCATCGTGCGCGCCATTTCGCGATTGACCTTTGACTGTCCCTCCTCGGTGCTCAGCCAATGGCGGTCCGTCATGGACGAACACGCCACCTTGTCGACCGATACTCGGCGGTCACTGCTCTCCTTGGCGCGCATTGTTCGCAGGGCCTGGCCCCTTCCTCCAAAGGAGCCTTTGCCTTCGCCGCTGGGGCCGGACCCTTGCGTCGGATCTGCGGCAGTCTCTGACGAGTGCGCGGCATCCATGGAGTTACCCAATTCCAGTGGAAGCTTGATTGCGGCTGCTCAGGGGGGCGAAACGGAACCTCATGTTACGGGCGACTCGGACACATCTATCGCCTCATCGAAGGCCCCGGCGCGGAGGCGAAAGTCGACGAAGGAGGAACGCAAGGAGCACGGATTCGGCAAGATCGCCGGCAAGCGCATTAGGGTCAGGGAGTTGCCCTCAAAGGCCCAGCTTCTCAACGTCCCTCAAAAGCCTTCTGACCCCGAAGATAAAGGCGAGCGACGTCAACCCGAAGACTACCGCAATGCTCAGTACATCTTGGCGGCTCCATCACCTAGTACCGCGAAGATCGAAGTGGCCCGGCCTTTGGTCGGTGAGCGCATGGCGATCTGTGATTTTCGCGCTGATAAGTGTTGGCTGGCCGATACGGACCGCTGGAATGTTTTGACGCCCGAGGAGACAAAGCATGCCCTCAAAGCGGCGTTCGATCATGCAGAGCAAGCAAAGTCGGATATTGACGTCGGCGGTGATATTGAACATGCCAAGGGAGAGCTGCGTGCGACCCTCGAGCTCGTCCTGATTGCCCTGGCCGCGATATCAGACAAGTCAGTCGCCGAGGTCCAGTTCGCTACGCGCAAACACGCGCTTGCCGCATCGAACGCTGTTTCCGTGACGTGGGATGGGGAGCTCATCCGGAAAATTCCCTCCGTCAAAGGTCGCTTCAAGCCTAAGCCGGAAGAAATGGAGTACCTGCGGCCAGTCCAGGAAATGGTGATCCTTCGCCTGCCTCTGGAAGGCGTGCGCCTGCTGCGGGCATGGATCAAGGTTGAGAAGCTGGACGAGGCGAGAGGGCCGGTAAAGTTATTTACGGAGCGCGTCGCGGGGTCGAGGCGCCTGTCGCCGTTATGTGAAATGCTGGCCAATCGGTCGGGGGTGCATCGCCTCGCGGCTGGACGCCTTCGCGACGTACTTCCTTTTGACGTGTTCCGAGTCACCACCGACGTGACGATTGCGCAGTTCGTCTCTGGCAGGGCGCTTCGCCTTTCTCCAGTGGGGGGCTCCTACTACACGGCTCGGCTCTGCGAATTGCAGACGGTCTACGATCAGTTTGTGCGCCGGATTGGGCTGACCCCTGCTGCCGCGATGACCGCCGGCCTCGACGTCCTGATTGGTTCGAAGCTTAGTATGAACGACGAGTACGTCCATCAGCGGATTGCGGGCATGGGGAACGGACTCAATCGGTCCACCGCCATGCTTCGGAGTCCGATCGCGAAAATCGTCGATTGTCACAATCGAATGGTGGCCTATGTAGGCGGCATGCTCGAGGCCGCTATGGCGACTCGCAGCGCAGGCACGGTGGGGGACATCCGGATGCGCGATATGTGTTTGGCATCAGGGCTCATCGAAATTTCCGACAAGGACGTGGACGCAGGCCATTCGGTACGCCGCCTCGTTCTCTGCCCCATGGTCGTCGAACAGATTCGCGCGTTTCGCGCGCATCTCTACACGTTACAGACGATGGAGAGGCTTCCACATCATATTCGCGCCTATGCCACATGTGCTCTTTCCGGCGAAGGTCCGCTCATTGCGTTGGTGAATCAAGCCAAGGACATCTACCGTTACGAGCGCAAAGCACTCAAGCGCTTCTTTCCCGCCTTAGTTGTACTGCCAGGCAATGCATTTCGTCATCGCGCAGCGACCAAACTGCGAGCGATGGGATGCCGTGGCGACCTGGTGGCCTCACAGCTTGGCCATCTCGAATTTGCCCAAGTCTTCGGGATCGATAGCCCTACTTGCCCGCGCGACCACGACAAGGTTATCGGACAATCGGTGGATGCCTCGCTAAAGTCGGATGGCTGGAAGATCGTGCGCGGCCTTGGCCAAGAGGCCGTCGCTGATCCCGTGCCAGGCCGTCTGAGCCTGGACATGAAAGCCGTCGAGGAAGACGTTGCTCGGCGGGAAAAGAACCGAAGGCCAGATCGGTCGCCCGCATGGCACCGCCGGCGAGAGAAAGAGCTTTCGTCCATTGAGGAGGAAATTACGCAGCTTCTGGAGCGCCATGCCCCCGATTTCCCTGTTGTCCACGGTGTGCGCCACATTAATGGAGAATGTCTGGGAACAATGCGGAACATCATCGCTACGCAGCACACGGAGGATGCTGACTCTCGGGAGTGGCGTTTCGACCTGTTGCATCGCCAGATGATGGCAGGCGAAAGACAAGGGCGATGGGTGTGTGAGGACAGAAGGCGTGTATTTCGCCTTTATACCGAACCCAGTCCATTCGCCCGTGGCATGTTGGAGGAACATGCGAAGATCCTTGGCTTGCGACGTTGGTTTTGCGAGGCCTTGCCGCACGCGATGATCGGTCATGTAGACCAGGACTCGCTCGTGCACTGGTTCCTTTTGGGGCTCATCTTGTTCGACTTCGTGGTCGAAACACGTGAGTTGGAGGCCTACGCTAAGGCTGTGCCTGGCGCGTGGCGGTCTAAGAAACACGGGGATGCCCTGTTTCTCTCCATTCAGATGGACAAGGAGACGACGCTTCAAACCATCCAACTGACAGGCGTCAATGCAGCCCTGGCCGCGCGGCTCTGTGGCAACGACTTTGGCGCTTCAGAAAGCATCATCCAAGACTTTGAAGGCTGGCTTTCGAGGACACTTCCGGCGCTCATGAAGCCGGAGCGTGGCCATGTATTGCCATGCCTGCTTCTCGCCGCCCGCATTTCCAGTCGCTTCGAATTGCCGGGCACCCTTCGGGCACTCAGGAATCAGACGCTCAAGGCCGTCTCGCTTCGGCCAGAGCGGATGCTGGCGCTTGTCGATGACCTTGCAGGTGGAGATGGGCTTATGCCGGCAAAATCACCCGACTTCCATGAGGGGAAGACGGTGGAAGCGCCAGCCTGTTCAGAGGCTGAAAGTCGGACCTTGCGCCTGGCACTGGCCGCGATCCTCCGTCCAGGAAGGAAGAGGTACGAACAAATCACGGCAAAAGTCGGGCGCACTGCAAAGGGTGACGTGGTGCAGACGATGGAGGAAAAGCTGACGGCGTTCAAAGAGCGCGTCAAGTCGACAAGTGAGCTTTTCTATTTTTTGGCAAGCTATGCGCTTCGGCTCCTCACGCGCGGCACTGGAAATTCAGGTCCTCTCAAGCGCTCGTCGGTTGAAAAGTACGTCTGCTGGATTGCCAAGTACCTCTCAAAGTACGGACCGGGTAATGCGTACTGCGCGATGGACGAGGATGCTTTTATCAACCTTTACGATGCGATTGCTGGAAGCGTTGAAGAATCAACGGAGGCAGGCCTACGGGCGTGTTTGTGGTACTTCCACTCGTACATCCAGAGCTACCACCAAGTGGTGCGCCTCGACGCCGCGGAGGTTCTCGGCGGTCATCCTATCCCAGCCAATGTCGATGCAAATGTCATTACTGAAGCGGAGTACCGCAAAGCGCTCGACGCGTTTGCCAATGACATCAGGGCTGCAGTGCGTCGGGGCGATGACGAGGCGGCCAATTATCTCAAAGCGGCGCGTGTGACTCTCATACTGATGCGGCGATCGGGTAGTCGCCTGGGAGAAGTCATGGGCCGACGAACGAAAGACCTTTTCCTGGGTGAGGAGTGTTCAGTGATTGTCTTGCGCGCAAGCAAGTTTGGGACGCTCAAAACCATTAGCGCGCTGCGTGCCGTGAACATGCACCAAGATATGACGCAGGAAGAACGCGTCATTGTATGGCGCTGGATTGAAGAGCGAGAGGGACTTTGTGGTTCCAATGACCGGCGCAATTGGTCTCTTTTTGCTACCGGACGGGCCGATACGCCCCTCCTTGAGCGGCACCGGATCACAGCTTTGTTGTCCGAAAAGCTCAGAATGGCAACCGGTTTGTACGAAGCACGTCCCCATTGGCTTCGGCATAGCGCGACCTGCACGGATTTCAATGCCTTGTATGAACCTGTCAGGGACGCCGAGGGGTGCATCATTCCCGACGTCGCAGTGGCACTTCGTGTTGGAGGCGTGGGTGCCGGACCGTTGCATCTGGGTGAGCAGGTGAGCTTGCGGGCTCGTCGCGGACATCGCCACCTCGCCACGACAATTGCGTCTTACAGTCACACGTTTATCTTAGCCATGGGGCATGGTAGTGCGTGGTCGCGTCTGGCTTTCTCGGACCGGCAGATGGCGGCGATCTGTGGCCTGACTTACGCGCACGTCCGCAAGCTCCGCGAACGGTTTCGAAGGAAGAAATACCGTGATCAGCATCTTGGCATGCTCCTCCTGCAACGGAGCGGCGTGCCCTATGGCGATCACTTGAAGTGA
- a CDS encoding Txe/YoeB family addiction module toxin yields MARSITFTDEAWKDYQDWAEDKKTLKKINSLIKDAQRTPNDGLGDPHELSGDLVGFWSRSINKKDRLVYAFDDECISIISCKFHYGDH; encoded by the coding sequence ATGGCACGAAGTATCACGTTCACGGACGAAGCCTGGAAGGACTACCAGGATTGGGCTGAAGATAAGAAGACCCTGAAGAAGATCAACTCCCTCATCAAGGATGCGCAGAGGACTCCGAACGACGGATTGGGCGATCCTCATGAGTTGAGCGGTGATCTGGTCGGCTTTTGGTCCAGGTCGATCAACAAGAAGGATCGCCTGGTCTACGCCTTCGATGATGAGTGCATCTCCATCATCAGTTGCAAGTTCCACTACGGTGATCACTAG
- a CDS encoding type II toxin-antitoxin system Phd/YefM family antitoxin, whose translation MRVVSFSDARNNLKDVLDTVASDCSITVIHRRDHEDAVVMSLADYNSMADTIHLLSNKANRDHLAKSIAQFKAGKAKKRELIEEEGEERA comes from the coding sequence ATGCGAGTCGTCAGCTTTTCCGACGCCCGTAACAACCTCAAGGATGTGCTGGATACCGTAGCGAGCGACTGCTCCATCACGGTCATCCATCGCCGCGACCACGAGGACGCAGTAGTCATGTCCCTTGCGGACTACAACTCGATGGCAGACACCATTCACCTACTCAGCAACAAAGCAAACCGCGATCACCTCGCCAAGTCCATCGCTCAGTTCAAGGCGGGGAAGGCTAAGAAGCGAGAGCTGATCGAGGAGGAGGGAGAGGAGCGCGCTTGA
- a CDS encoding mobile mystery protein B: MADPQGFDFQLDDGQTPLGPDEARGLKLSWVATRGDLNDAEGANIFTAMRWAAREIRKKRVVVSSEDFLRQLHARMFGEVWEWAGRFRLTERNIGVAPHQIAMQLRQLFDNVGAWQEFGAYLLDEQAARLHHQLTYIHPFPNGNGRCSRVMADLFLQSHGAQPFTWGPAPHDQRVRQRYLELVRQADTGDLEPLLRFVRS; encoded by the coding sequence TTGGCTGATCCCCAGGGGTTCGACTTCCAGCTCGATGACGGGCAAACACCTCTGGGCCCGGACGAAGCGCGAGGGCTGAAGCTGTCATGGGTGGCGACCCGGGGCGACCTAAATGACGCTGAAGGCGCCAACATCTTCACCGCGATGCGCTGGGCTGCCCGCGAGATCAGGAAAAAGCGTGTCGTAGTGTCCAGCGAAGACTTTCTGCGGCAGCTGCATGCACGCATGTTCGGCGAGGTTTGGGAGTGGGCTGGTCGGTTCCGGTTGACCGAGCGCAACATCGGCGTGGCCCCGCACCAGATCGCTATGCAGCTGCGGCAGCTCTTCGACAATGTTGGCGCTTGGCAGGAGTTCGGGGCATACCTGCTTGATGAACAGGCCGCCCGACTCCATCACCAGTTGACGTACATCCACCCGTTCCCCAACGGGAATGGCCGGTGCTCGCGGGTTATGGCAGACCTGTTCCTGCAGTCCCATGGCGCCCAGCCATTCACTTGGGGGCCGGCACCGCACGACCAGCGGGTGCGCCAGCGCTACCTGGAGTTGGTGCGTCAGGCTGACACCGGCGATCTGGAGCCTCTTCTTCGGTTCGTGCGCAGCTGA